A stretch of Oryza brachyantha chromosome 4, ObraRS2, whole genome shotgun sequence DNA encodes these proteins:
- the LOC102703957 gene encoding very-long-chain aldehyde decarbonylase GL1-7 isoform X1 — protein METQPGPLTEWPWQWMGNFKYLVLAPAAMHTAYRVATKGWGDVDPAYAALLPALLMRMIHNQIWISLSRYQTARRKHLIVDRSLDFEQVDRERSWDDQIILNGLLFYLAYATIPNISLMPMWRTDGAIITFLLHMGPVEFLYYWLHRALHHHFLYSRYHSHHHASIVTEPITSVIHPFAEHLAYYLLFSISILTPIFMGCGSVLAAILYISYIDFMNNMGHCNFELMPKWMFQNFPPLKYLIYTPSFHSLHHTQFRTNYSLFMPFYDYIYNTMDSSSDDLYERSSKGTEETPDIVHLTHMTTLESTYHLRIGIASISSKPCNDSDWYMWMIWPAAWLSMVLARIYGSSAFVVERLKLKKINIQIWALPRYNYQYGLPWERKSINNLIEKAIVDADERGIKVLSLGLLNQDKQLNGSGNLFTKKYPRLRVRLVDGSSLATAVVLNSIPLGTKQVFLCGSNSKVACATAIALCKRGVQVILNQEKEYGMLKLRVPESRAIYLKFSNYETHQVILPSQQTWIGDSIGDAQGRAPKGTIFIPTSQFPLKKARKDCTYLSNPAMKIPKTMHNVHTCENWLPRRVMSAWRIAGILHALEGWEMHECGDDMMDIEKVWLAAIKHGFIPSSL, from the exons ATGGAGACACAGCCAGGCCCTTTGACTGAATGGCCATGGCAGTGGATGGGGAACTTCAAG TACCTGGTCCTGGCTCCTGCGGCCATGCACACTGCATACAGGGTGGCAACCAAGGGGTGGGGAGACGTTGACCCAGCATACGCCGCTCTTCTGCCGGCTCTGCTGATGAGGATGATACACAACCAGATCTGGATCAGTTTGTCACGGTACCAGACTGCTCGCAGGAAGCACCTCATTGTTGACCGCAGTCTTGACTTTGAGCAGGTGGACCGGGAACGGTCATG GGACGATCAGATCATCTTGAACGGGCTTCTGTTCTACCTGGCCTACGCAACCATCCCGAACATAAGCCTCATGCCAATGTGGAGAACTGATGGAGCCATCATCACTTTCTTGCTTCACATGGGGCCTGTGGAGTTCCTCTACTACTGGCTTCACAGGGCACTGCACCACCATTTTCTCTACTCACGCTACCACTCGCACCACCATGCATCCATTGTCACCGAGCCCATAACCT CTGTCATCCATCCATTTGCTGAACATTTAGCCTATTACCTGCTATTTTCGATCTCCATATTAACGCCAATTTTTATGGGCTGTGGTTCTGTCCTGGCTGCTATCTTGTACATCAGTTACATCGATTTCATGAATAACATGGGCCACTGCAATTTTGAGCTGATGCCAAAGTGGATGTTCCaaaattttcctcctctcaaGTATCTCATATATACTCCATC GTTTCACTCTCTCCATCATACCCAGTTCCGTACAAACTACTCGCTGTTCATGCCATTCTACGACTACATTTACAACACTATGGACAGTTCAAGTGATGATCTGTATGAGAGATCATCGAAAGGAACAGAAGAAACACCAGATATTGTCCACCTGACACATATGACTACCTTGGAATCAACGTATCATCTAAGGATAGGGATTGCTTCCATATCCTCTAAACCATGCAATGACTCAGATTGGTATATGTGGATGATATGGCCTGCAGCGTGGTTGTCAATGGTACTGGCAAGGATTTATGGATCTTCAGCATTTGTTGTCGAGAGACTCAAACTGAAGAAGATCAACATACAAATATGGGCATTACCAAGATACAACTACCAA TATGGCTTGCCTTGGGAGAGAaaatccatcaacaatttgatTGAGAAGGCAATAGTAGATGCTGATGAAAGAGGAATCAAAGTGCTCAGTCTAGGACTTCTAAATCAG GATAAACAACTCAATGGAAGTGGCAATTTATTTACCAAAAAGTATCCAAGACTAAGGGTACGACTTGTTGATGGAAGTAGCTTAGCAACTGCAGTGGTTCTCAATAGCATACCTTTGGGCACAAAGCAAGTTTTTCTCTGTGGAAGTAATTCTAAGGTGGCCTGTGCAACAGCTATAGCTTTATGTAAGCGGGGTGTCCAG GTAATTTTGAATCAGGAGAAGGAATATGGCATGCTCAAGTTGCGAGTTCCAGAGAGTAGAGCTATCTATCTGAAATTCTCTAATTATGAAACACACCAG GTTATACTCCCATCACAACAGACCTGGATAGGAGATAGCATAGGCGATGCACAAGGGAGGGCACCAAAGGGAACTATATTTATTCCCACATCACAGTTCCCCCTTAAGAAGGCACGCAAGGACTGCACTTACTTGAGTAACCCAGCAATGAAGATCCCAAAGACGATGCATAATGTCCACACCTGTGag AATTGGCTGCCAAGAAGGGTGATGAGTGCATGGCGCATTGCTGGAATATTGCATGCTCTAGAAGGTTGGGAAATGCATGAATGTGGAGATGATATGATGGACATTGAGAAGGTCTGGTTGGCAGCCATTAAGCATGGATTCATACCATCGTCTCTCTGA
- the LOC102703957 gene encoding very-long-chain aldehyde decarbonylase GL1-7 isoform X2 gives METQPGPLTEWPWQWMGNFKYLVLAPAAMHTAYRVATKGWGDVDPAYAALLPALLMRMIHNQIWISLSRYQTARRKHLIVDRSLDFEQVDRERSWDDQIILNGLLFYLAYATIPNISLMPMWRTDGAIITFLLHMGPVEFLYYWLHRALHHHFLYSRYHSHHHASIVTEPITSVIHPFAEHLAYYLLFSISILTPIFMGCGSVLAAILYISYIDFMNNMGHCNFELMPKWMFQNFPPLKYLIYTPSFHSLHHTQFRTNYSLFMPFYDYIYNTMDSSSDDLYERSSKGTEETPDIVHLTHMTTLESTYHLRIGIASISSKPCNDSDWYMWMIWPAAWLSMVLARIYGSSAFVVERLKLKKINIQIWALPRYNYQYGLPWERKSINNLIEKAIVDADERGIKVLSLGLLNQDKQLNGSGNLFTKKYPRLRVRLVDGSSLATAVVLNSIPLGTKQVFLCGSNSKVACATAIALCKRGVQVILNQEKEYGMLKLRVPESRAIYLKFSNYETHQTWIGDSIGDAQGRAPKGTIFIPTSQFPLKKARKDCTYLSNPAMKIPKTMHNVHTCENWLPRRVMSAWRIAGILHALEGWEMHECGDDMMDIEKVWLAAIKHGFIPSSL, from the exons ATGGAGACACAGCCAGGCCCTTTGACTGAATGGCCATGGCAGTGGATGGGGAACTTCAAG TACCTGGTCCTGGCTCCTGCGGCCATGCACACTGCATACAGGGTGGCAACCAAGGGGTGGGGAGACGTTGACCCAGCATACGCCGCTCTTCTGCCGGCTCTGCTGATGAGGATGATACACAACCAGATCTGGATCAGTTTGTCACGGTACCAGACTGCTCGCAGGAAGCACCTCATTGTTGACCGCAGTCTTGACTTTGAGCAGGTGGACCGGGAACGGTCATG GGACGATCAGATCATCTTGAACGGGCTTCTGTTCTACCTGGCCTACGCAACCATCCCGAACATAAGCCTCATGCCAATGTGGAGAACTGATGGAGCCATCATCACTTTCTTGCTTCACATGGGGCCTGTGGAGTTCCTCTACTACTGGCTTCACAGGGCACTGCACCACCATTTTCTCTACTCACGCTACCACTCGCACCACCATGCATCCATTGTCACCGAGCCCATAACCT CTGTCATCCATCCATTTGCTGAACATTTAGCCTATTACCTGCTATTTTCGATCTCCATATTAACGCCAATTTTTATGGGCTGTGGTTCTGTCCTGGCTGCTATCTTGTACATCAGTTACATCGATTTCATGAATAACATGGGCCACTGCAATTTTGAGCTGATGCCAAAGTGGATGTTCCaaaattttcctcctctcaaGTATCTCATATATACTCCATC GTTTCACTCTCTCCATCATACCCAGTTCCGTACAAACTACTCGCTGTTCATGCCATTCTACGACTACATTTACAACACTATGGACAGTTCAAGTGATGATCTGTATGAGAGATCATCGAAAGGAACAGAAGAAACACCAGATATTGTCCACCTGACACATATGACTACCTTGGAATCAACGTATCATCTAAGGATAGGGATTGCTTCCATATCCTCTAAACCATGCAATGACTCAGATTGGTATATGTGGATGATATGGCCTGCAGCGTGGTTGTCAATGGTACTGGCAAGGATTTATGGATCTTCAGCATTTGTTGTCGAGAGACTCAAACTGAAGAAGATCAACATACAAATATGGGCATTACCAAGATACAACTACCAA TATGGCTTGCCTTGGGAGAGAaaatccatcaacaatttgatTGAGAAGGCAATAGTAGATGCTGATGAAAGAGGAATCAAAGTGCTCAGTCTAGGACTTCTAAATCAG GATAAACAACTCAATGGAAGTGGCAATTTATTTACCAAAAAGTATCCAAGACTAAGGGTACGACTTGTTGATGGAAGTAGCTTAGCAACTGCAGTGGTTCTCAATAGCATACCTTTGGGCACAAAGCAAGTTTTTCTCTGTGGAAGTAATTCTAAGGTGGCCTGTGCAACAGCTATAGCTTTATGTAAGCGGGGTGTCCAG GTAATTTTGAATCAGGAGAAGGAATATGGCATGCTCAAGTTGCGAGTTCCAGAGAGTAGAGCTATCTATCTGAAATTCTCTAATTATGAAACACACCAG ACCTGGATAGGAGATAGCATAGGCGATGCACAAGGGAGGGCACCAAAGGGAACTATATTTATTCCCACATCACAGTTCCCCCTTAAGAAGGCACGCAAGGACTGCACTTACTTGAGTAACCCAGCAATGAAGATCCCAAAGACGATGCATAATGTCCACACCTGTGag AATTGGCTGCCAAGAAGGGTGATGAGTGCATGGCGCATTGCTGGAATATTGCATGCTCTAGAAGGTTGGGAAATGCATGAATGTGGAGATGATATGATGGACATTGAGAAGGTCTGGTTGGCAGCCATTAAGCATGGATTCATACCATCGTCTCTCTGA
- the LOC102704235 gene encoding actin-related protein 2/3 complex subunit 2B-like isoform X2 has product MAFFSSGSRALVEILTRLQSAERPMPVDHTLFEFGSIRYHLQVSMTDSENVYLSISTPSLSYEASPSRGLPEITLQETRKLCHKFAEIIEPPKEGYALTLKLNFSGLTRQKDRIKAINQISLLQSVILSSQLKDVLGSLGSSGTMKLVYNQRDHFFVSKTPVKINAIFPMRFKDDTDLAIASSFFQEVQELGSTSSFSGAPRCSWSPIPPPELRGEYVHHLTTNGGFVSFDILARHVKGRKAARTAWILLNFQSYVKYHIKCTRSYIQSRMRKRLEIMTEVIDDAKVRGNDENRKKLQGICITYHNRRMQSCFTLT; this is encoded by the exons TGCTGAACGGCCAATGCCAGTTGATCATACATTGTTTGAGTTCGGGTCAATCCGGTATCATTTACAG GTTTCAATGACAGATTCAGAAAATGTGTACTTGTCGATATCAACACCATCTCTTTCCTACGAGGCTTCACCATCCAGAGGCTTGCCTGAAATCACGTTACAAGAGACAAGGAAATTGTGCCACAAATTTGCAGAGATCATCGAGCCTCCAAAAGAAGGATACGCTCTGACACTGAAACTGAACTTCTCTGGCCTTACTCGACAGAAAG ATCGCATCAAGGCTATTAACCAGATATCATTGCTGCAATCCGTCATCCTTAGCTCGCAGCTCAAGGACGTGCTGGGGAGCCTCGGTTCATCCGGCACGATGAAGCTCGTGTATAACCAAAGGGATCATTTTTTCGTCAGCAAAACG CCAGTGAAGATAAACGCCATATTCCCCATGCGTTTCAAGGACGACACGGACCTCGCCATTGCGTCGTCGTTCTTCCAG GAGGTGCAGGAGCTCGGGAGCACGTCGTCGTTCTCCGGGGCGCCGCGGTGCAGCTGGTCGCCGATCCCGCCCCCGGAGCTGCGCGGGGAGTACGTGCACCACCTCACCACCAACGGCGGATTCGTGTCGTTCG ACATACTGGCGCGCCACGTCAAGGGGAGGAAGGCGGCCAGGACGGCGTGGATCCTGCTCAACTTCCAGTCCTACGTGAAATACCACATCAAG TGCACCCGGAGCTACATCCAGAGCAGGATGAGAAAGCGCCTGGAAATCATGACAGAG GTGATCGATGATGCGAAGGTCAGAGGAAACGATGAGAACAGAAAGAAGCTACAAG GCATATGTATCACTTACCACAACCGCAGGATGCAAAGCTGCTTCACGTTGACCTAA
- the LOC102704235 gene encoding actin-related protein 2/3 complex subunit 2B-like isoform X1, translated as MAFFSSGSRALVEILTRLQSAERPMPVDHTLFEFGSIRYHLQVSMTDSENVYLSISTPSLSYEASPSRGLPEITLQETRKLCHKFAEIIEPPKEGYALTLKLNFSGLTRQKDRIKAINQISLLQSVILSSQLKDVLGSLGSSGTMKLVYNQRDHFFVSKTPVKINAIFPMRFKDDTDLAIASSFFQEVQELGSTSSFSGAPRCSWSPIPPPELRGEYVHHLTTNGGFVSFDILARHVKGRKAARTAWILLNFQSYVKYHIKCTRSYIQSRMRKRLEIMTEVIDDAKVRGNDENRKKLQVSSKRSKRRAIKFARAKKKIQKSFKAVVDKMKRLRLRIRVKGLDRFRRHCQCFSLPKLTMAQRKGHKYQKLE; from the exons TGCTGAACGGCCAATGCCAGTTGATCATACATTGTTTGAGTTCGGGTCAATCCGGTATCATTTACAG GTTTCAATGACAGATTCAGAAAATGTGTACTTGTCGATATCAACACCATCTCTTTCCTACGAGGCTTCACCATCCAGAGGCTTGCCTGAAATCACGTTACAAGAGACAAGGAAATTGTGCCACAAATTTGCAGAGATCATCGAGCCTCCAAAAGAAGGATACGCTCTGACACTGAAACTGAACTTCTCTGGCCTTACTCGACAGAAAG ATCGCATCAAGGCTATTAACCAGATATCATTGCTGCAATCCGTCATCCTTAGCTCGCAGCTCAAGGACGTGCTGGGGAGCCTCGGTTCATCCGGCACGATGAAGCTCGTGTATAACCAAAGGGATCATTTTTTCGTCAGCAAAACG CCAGTGAAGATAAACGCCATATTCCCCATGCGTTTCAAGGACGACACGGACCTCGCCATTGCGTCGTCGTTCTTCCAG GAGGTGCAGGAGCTCGGGAGCACGTCGTCGTTCTCCGGGGCGCCGCGGTGCAGCTGGTCGCCGATCCCGCCCCCGGAGCTGCGCGGGGAGTACGTGCACCACCTCACCACCAACGGCGGATTCGTGTCGTTCG ACATACTGGCGCGCCACGTCAAGGGGAGGAAGGCGGCCAGGACGGCGTGGATCCTGCTCAACTTCCAGTCCTACGTGAAATACCACATCAAG TGCACCCGGAGCTACATCCAGAGCAGGATGAGAAAGCGCCTGGAAATCATGACAGAG GTGATCGATGATGCGAAGGTCAGAGGAAACGATGAGAACAGAAAGAAGCTACAAG TGAGTAGTAAGAGGAGCAAGAGAAGAGCAATCAAATTCGCGAGAGCCAAGAAGAAGATCCAGAAGAGTTTCAAAGCCGTCGTCGACAAGATGAAGCGGCTGCGGCTGAGGATCAGAGTGAAGGGCCTGGACCGGTTCAGGAGGCACTGCCAGTGCTTCTCGCTGCCCAAACTGACGATGGCACAGAGGAAAGGGCACAAGTACCAGAAACTGGAGTGA
- the LOC102704235 gene encoding actin-related protein 2/3 complex subunit 2B-like isoform X3, whose protein sequence is MAFFSSGSRALVEILTRLQSAERPMPVDHTLFEFGSIRYHLQVSMTDSENVYLSISTPSLSYEASPSRGLPEITLQETRKLCHKFAEIIEPPKEGYALTLKLNFSGLTRQKDRIKAINQISLLQSVILSSQLKDVLGSLGSSGTMKLVYNQRDHFFVSKTPVKINAIFPMRFKDDTDLAIASSFFQEVQELGSTSSFSGAPRCSWSPIPPPELRGEYVHHLTTNGGFVSFDILARHVKGRKAARTAWILLNFQSYVKYHIKTSREIGDALADSEKFVCAVHPELHPEQDEKAPGNHDRGDR, encoded by the exons TGCTGAACGGCCAATGCCAGTTGATCATACATTGTTTGAGTTCGGGTCAATCCGGTATCATTTACAG GTTTCAATGACAGATTCAGAAAATGTGTACTTGTCGATATCAACACCATCTCTTTCCTACGAGGCTTCACCATCCAGAGGCTTGCCTGAAATCACGTTACAAGAGACAAGGAAATTGTGCCACAAATTTGCAGAGATCATCGAGCCTCCAAAAGAAGGATACGCTCTGACACTGAAACTGAACTTCTCTGGCCTTACTCGACAGAAAG ATCGCATCAAGGCTATTAACCAGATATCATTGCTGCAATCCGTCATCCTTAGCTCGCAGCTCAAGGACGTGCTGGGGAGCCTCGGTTCATCCGGCACGATGAAGCTCGTGTATAACCAAAGGGATCATTTTTTCGTCAGCAAAACG CCAGTGAAGATAAACGCCATATTCCCCATGCGTTTCAAGGACGACACGGACCTCGCCATTGCGTCGTCGTTCTTCCAG GAGGTGCAGGAGCTCGGGAGCACGTCGTCGTTCTCCGGGGCGCCGCGGTGCAGCTGGTCGCCGATCCCGCCCCCGGAGCTGCGCGGGGAGTACGTGCACCACCTCACCACCAACGGCGGATTCGTGTCGTTCG ACATACTGGCGCGCCACGTCAAGGGGAGGAAGGCGGCCAGGACGGCGTGGATCCTGCTCAACTTCCAGTCCTACGTGAAATACCACATCAAG ACGTCGAGGGagattggagatgctcttgcTGACAGCGAGAAGTTCGTGTGCGCAGTGCACCCGGAGCTACATCCAGAGCAGGATGAGAAAGCGCCTGGAAATCATGACAGAG GTGATCGATGA